One Periophthalmus magnuspinnatus isolate fPerMag1 chromosome 8, fPerMag1.2.pri, whole genome shotgun sequence genomic window carries:
- the wfikkn2a gene encoding WAP, Kazal, immunoglobulin, Kunitz and NTR domain-containing protein 2 produces the protein MWWMLFPRWIWFVSGLLLWNTRRVRAMPLGQVPKLVYSHAGLCPNELNPNLWVDAMSTCMRECESDQDCESFEKCCPNVCGNKSCVAARYIDVKGNKGPIGMPKGATCDKFMCSQQGSECDIWDGQPVCKCRDRCEREPHFTCASDGMTYYNKCYMDAEACSKGISITEVTCRFHLTWPNTSPLPDETTLHPTTALQTTLPADIQPPAIHSPVTRQTVFVGDTASFLCEVSGKPHPDITWEKQIKGRENTVLRPNHVRGNTVVTNIGQLVIYNAQLQDAGIYTCTAKNVGGSASAHFPLAVIKKEARVNSTNLPFPAEECLKSPDTDHCGEDTMSWYYESKRNNCFPFTYSQCNKNRNHFDTYEACMLSCGGELAAPCSLPSLQGPCKSYEPRWAYSSVLKKCQSFVYGGCGGNENNFESKEVCDESCPFPKNHNCKMCKPRGKMIASFCKSDFVILGRVTELTEEQESGHALITVDEILKDDKMGLRFFGKEPLEVTLLNMNWNCPCPNITVADSAIIIMGDVHNGMAVLQPDSFVGASSSRRVRKLREVVHKNTCHFLKEFPAAQ, from the exons ATGTGGTGGATGCTGTTCCCCCGGTGGATTTGGTTCGTCTCGGGACTGCTCTTGTGGAACACACGACGAGTCAGAGCGATGCCGCTGGGTCAGGTGCCCAAACTGGTGTATTCCCACGCGGGTCTGTGTCCGAACGAGCTGAACCCGAACTTGTGGGTGGACGCGATGAGCACCTGCATGAGAGAGTGCGAGTCTGATCAG GACTGCGAGTCTTTTGAGAAGTGTTGTCCCAATGTGTGCGGAAACAAAAGCTGTGTGGCGGCGCGTTACATCGATGTCAAAGGCAACAAGGGCCCCATTGGAATGCCGAAGGGGGCCACCTGCGACAAGTTCATGTGCTCCCAGCAGGGCTCCGAGTGCGACATCTGGGACGGACAGCCCGTGTGCAAGTGCCGCGACCGCTGCGAGAGGGAGCCCCATTTCACGTGCGCGTCTGACGGGATGACCTACTACAACAAGTGCTACATGGACGCGGAGGCCTGCTCCAAGGGTATCTCTATCACTGAGGTCACCTGCAG ATTCCACCTGACCTGGCCCAACACCAGCCCCCTACCTGACGAGACCACCCTCCACCCAACCACCGCCCTGCAGACCACCCTCCCCGCGGACATCCAGCCGCCCGCCATCCACAGCCCCGTCACCCGGCAGACCGTTTTCGTGGGCGACACTGCCAGCTTCCTGTGCGAGGTGTCCGGCAAGCCCCATCCGGACATCACTTGGGAGAAGCAGATCAAGGGCCGCGAGAACACCGTGCTCCGGCCCAACCACGTCAGGGGCAACACTGTGGTCACCAACATCGGCCAGCTGGTCATCTACAACGCGCAACTGCAAGATGCCGGCATCTACACCTGCACTGCCAAGAACGTAGGGGGTAGCGCATCTGCTCACTTCCCTCTGGCGGTCATCAAGAAAGAAGCAAGAGTCAACAGTACAAATCTACCATTCCCAGCTGAGGAATGCCTGAAGTCGCCGGATACGGATCACTGTGGGGAGGATACAATGAGCTGGTACTACGAATCCAAGCGGAACAACTGCTTCCCGTTCACCTACAGCCAGTGCAACAAAAACCGCAACCACTTCGACACATACGAAGCCTGCATGCTATCCTGCGGGGGTGAGCTAGCCGCGCCGTGCAGCCTGCCTAGCCTCCAGGGTCCCTGCAAGTCCTACGAACCTCGATGGGCGTACAGCAGCGTCCTCAAGAAATGCCAATCGTTCGTTTACGGAGGCTGCGGCGGCAATGAGAACAACTTTGAGTCCAAGGAGGTGTGCGACGAGTCTTGCCCATTTCCGAAAAACCACAACTGCAAGATGTGTAAACCGCGCGGTAAGATGATAGCTAGCTTCTGTAAGAGCGATTTCGTGATCCTGGGACGCGTGACGGAGTTGACGGAGGAGCAGGAATCAGGTCACGCGCTCATCACCGTGGACGAGATTCTGAAAGATGACAAAATGGGGTTGAGGTTTTTCGGGAAGGAGCCCCTAGAGGTGACTTTGCTAAATATGAACTGGAATTGCCCCTGTCCGAACATCACGGTAGCAGACAGTGCGATCATCATCATGGGGGACGTCCACAATGGCATGGCCGTGTTGCAGCCAGATAGCTTTGTCGGTGCGTCAAGCAGCAGGAGGGTAAGGAAGCTACGCGAGGTGGTGCACAAGAATACCTGCCACTTTCTCAAAGAGTTCCCCGCTGCTCAGTAG